Within the Bacillus pumilus genome, the region CTAGAAAGTCAGCAGCAGCTTATCCAACAATATGAAACAGATTTAGGCCGATATCCATTAAAAGCTGCCTCTATTTCTGATGAACTTATTGAGGTTGAACACACCCTTTCTCTTCTTAATGAAAAAGAGCAACAATCGTACAAGCAATTGCAGCACGCGCAGCAGTTGTTTAGTGAGGCGCAAAGCCATTTTTCAAGCAGTGAGCGTCAGCTTCAAGAGGCGAACAGGAGAAAACAAGAAGCAGAAACATCATGGGAAAAAGAAGCAGAATCCTCTCCTTTTCATATACCGCAGGACATTGAGTCTGTTTCAATGGAACAGGTAGAACGTCAATCAGTTAAACAGGAAATTGAGGAATTTGAGGATAAAAGAAAGGAATGTGCCGCAAACTTAAAGCGAATTTCTGAATTACTGAAAGAAGAGTCACTGGATGAAAACCAGTGGACAGATATTCAGCACAGAAAAGATGCAGCTGAAAAAGCATTGGAAGAAGCGACAGCAATGAATGGGTCGGCACATGAACACCTGCGTGTGATAGAAGAGAATCATCAGCGCTTTGCAAGTATTCACGAACGATTGGAAGCATTGCAGCAAGAAATTGATCGCCTTGATAAACTGCAAACTGTTTTTAAAGGAAATACGTTTGTTGAATTTTTAGCAGAAGAACAGCTGGAAAGTGTCAGTCGTGATGCATCCGCCCGCTTAAGTATGTTGACGAGACAAAGATATGCAATTGAGGTCGACTCAGAAGGCGGCTTCGTGATGCGTGATGATGCAAATGGTGGTGTTAGGCGTCCTGTGTCCAGCTTGTCCGGTGGGGAAACCTTCTTGACATCGCTTGCTCTTGCTCTTGCTCTTTCTGCACAAATTCAGCTGAGAGGTGAATTCCCGTTGCAATTCTTTTTCCTTGATGAAGGATTTGGTACGCTCGATCAAGACTTGCTTGATACGGTCATTACTGCATTAGAGAAGCTTCAGTCTCACAATTTAGCAGTTGGTGTTATCAGCCACGTGGAAGAATTGAAAATGAGACTACCGAAGAAACTGATTGTCCATCCAGCAGATCCAAGCGGGAAAGGGACAACGGTCTCAATGGAATTAATGTAAATGTCGAGGTGATAACAGGATGGCAAAGCAAACGATTGGATTATGTGAGCTGTGCGGAAGGCAAAATGTCCTGCTCACAGAACACCACTTAACACCAAGAGAAGAAGGTGGGGCTTTTTTACCGACTGCCTTCCTGTGTATCCCCTGCCATAAACAAGTGCATGCCCTCTTTACAAACCAGGAGCTTGCCGCGCGCTTAAGCACACTTGATGCACTAAGACAAGATGAAAAGCTTGCTTCGTACATCAAATGGATTCGAAAACAGCCGGCAAGCAAACTGGTTAAAACAAAAAAATCAAGACAACGCAGAAAAAAATAAGCATAAAAAGCGCTCCTCTTAATGAAATGTCTGTAGAGGAGCTGCTTTATGCATTGCCTACCATATTCTGATCATTTAAGTCAGGATCCACATAGTTGGTGGCGCTAATGCCATTATTTAAGATCAAGAAATCTCCGGTATTTCCCGCTCCAGAGCCTAAAGCAGACTTTGACGAGCTTTTAGGCGACAAGTAGAATGAGTCACCGACGTTGACGACGCCTCCAGAAATAGAGTTAATGTAAATGGGTCCGACAATTGCTGGCATAATCGACATCCTTTATTCGAAGTCATATCACCATCATATGCGCAGGTAGGTCCATTTGTGAGTTTGGCGGACTTTCGTCGTTGCTAAATAACTCTCGAATATGCTTCACTCTTGCAACGCCATTCATTCCACACGTAGAGCCAATTTGAAACACAGAGGAGGAAGACACCCCTTCTACATGTATTGAAGAAACTTTAATCACAGGCTTCTCGTGATAAAAAGCTGTTCTGACAGATCGTTCTGGCAACATCAATGGAATAGGCTCATAATACACTTCAAATTCTTTCGCATCTAAGTTTTCTGCTTCATTCCCATAAAACAAACTAACGGTTCGCTGAACAGCTAACACCTTCACTTTCGGGCATAGCTCCTGTGTATCACCGATTTGAACAACACTTGAGATCCCGACAGAATTCACCTTCGAGAACTTCACTTGAGATGTGCGCTTTATCATTATCGAGGTGCAAGAGGAACAAACGGGCCAATGATCAAAGATTCTGGCGGTGTATCAAAGATGGAGGATAATTGTACATGATCTGTGTCCCCAATGATAAATAGGGAAGAGGACGAAACCCCAACTACTTTAATGCTTCCGGTCTCGATGTTGCGGTTGACGACTGTGAAATTCATCCGTTTTCCTCTCCTTTCGTTTCATTTGGAATATGGGCTAAGAAGTGTTCAATTGCCCGTTTGACATCATGCTTCACATATTCAGCAATTTGCTCTGAACGCTGCAGCGGGGTCATATCTTCCCGGTGCGGGAGCTGTCCTGCATAATATTTGATTCTGCTGTCAATTTGTTTTCGGATGTCTTCAATGATGTGGTGTTTGTTACTTTCATCAAGAGACCCTTCGTATCGTTGCTCTAGCTCTTCAAGAAGTTCTGGCGCTTCTTCGTTTAAAAATGCGTCGACAAGCTGGCGTGTTTGATTGAAAAATTGATCAGCCATTTCTTGCTGCATCATTCCAATGCCCGGGGCTGTTGTTTGGCCCACTTCAAAGTTTTGAACACTGTTTGGATCAGATGGATTGAGGCCGATATTCAGCGTACCTTCCAGCCGCTCGATTTTCAGTTGATCAAATTGATAATCAATCCGTTCAATCGTCGTTGTCGGTTTATCCTTGATCATTTGCATTTCCTGCTGAAGCTCGTTAAGCCTTTTTTCAAGCATCATGATTTGTTGTGTTTGCTTTTGAATGATGCCATGCACCTGTGAAGCGTTGCTTTGATATTCATACATTGACATACACCTCCGGGGATTGCAGATGAACTTAAGTTGTTGGTGACTGAAGCGGTACAA harbors:
- a CDS encoding spore germination protein → MPAIVGPIYINSISGGVVNVGDSFYLSPKSSSKSALGSGAGNTGDFLILNNGISATNYVDPDLNDQNMVGNA
- a CDS encoding spore germination protein GerPE; translation: MIKRTSQVKFSKVNSVGISSVVQIGDTQELCPKVKVLAVQRTVSLFYGNEAENLDAKEFEVYYEPIPLMLPERSVRTAFYHEKPVIKVSSIHVEGVSSSSVFQIGSTCGMNGVARVKHIRELFSNDESPPNSQMDLPAHMMVI
- a CDS encoding germination protein GerPD, which translates into the protein MNFTVVNRNIETGSIKVVGVSSSSLFIIGDTDHVQLSSIFDTPPESLIIGPFVPLAPR
- the gerPC gene encoding spore germination protein GerPC; this encodes MYEYQSNASQVHGIIQKQTQQIMMLEKRLNELQQEMQMIKDKPTTTIERIDYQFDQLKIERLEGTLNIGLNPSDPNSVQNFEVGQTTAPGIGMMQQEMADQFFNQTRQLVDAFLNEEAPELLEELEQRYEGSLDESNKHHIIEDIRKQIDSRIKYYAGQLPHREDMTPLQRSEQIAEYVKHDVKRAIEHFLAHIPNETKGEENG